In Oreochromis niloticus isolate F11D_XX linkage group LG12, O_niloticus_UMD_NMBU, whole genome shotgun sequence, the DNA window CTGCCTCGGTGCTCCAAAATGTTGCTCGAATATGTTTTGATTTGATTAATTGCTTTGTCCTCAGCTTATATTTCCATGAGCTGTGCCAAAAAGATCTCCTCTTGCAGTCAGACTGTTTAGTCATGCCTTTCCTTCCTCCCTCCTCATTCCTCTCACTCAGTCAATTCCTCTCTCCTTCAGTCTCCGAGAAGTTGTCCAGGACCCATCGGTGAAGCCCAAGCTCCAATGCCTAATGGTGGATCCGTCGTTCTCGATGGTAACAGTTCAGAGCGAGGACAGTGGTATTGTTTGGGAGACGGCCTCTAGCCGCTGCTCTACTCCGTGGGCCTCTGAGACGAGCTCCACCTCTGAAGCTTACAGCATGGAGGGCTCAGGAGCTGCGGGAAAGATCACCATCGTCTTTGATGAGGAGAAAGTAGTCCGCAGGAGGACGAGGTCTGGAGGAAGAAGCAGTAGGCTCGGGGACAGGCTGAGCCGACCTGGGAGCTCGAGATCGGCTTCAGCTCTAGGAGTGGAGAGACCGGAGATGGCAGAGGTTTCACTTCCCAATGTCAAGCAGGAAAATAGCAAAACAGAGACGGGCTTGGAGGAAATCAAAAGCAAAGATCAGCAGCTTTTTAGTTTGATTTCAGAGGGCTATGAGATTCTTAACATTAGAGTCCCCTCTAAACTACCCACTGTGGACGAGGAGGAGAGTACAGAGCTGCAGGACAATTTGTCTTATCTGGATCAGACTCCAAAGATCAAGTCTCATAACCACATTGAGTGGACGTTGCAAGATAATCAAGTCTTGCCAGAGGGGGAGGAAATACTGGAACACCAGGAGGtacttttctgtttcatttgaAAGATTGTTATAATGAACTTTTTGATCTTTATTATGTTTCATTTGTCAGTTTAAGTGTTACAGTGCACCTTTTGGATTGAGATGCTGATTTTAATTTCTCCACAGCCCTCAAAGCAAGATTCTTCTCAGCCATCAGCAGACACAGGACACACACCCACTCAGAGAGAAAGCACCGGTGACATCGACTATTTCGAGAAGTTTACCCTTTTGGATGTGGTGGCTCCTGGAGAACAAGCAGAGCTGCAGGAGGAGGTTAAACAGCCTGCAGCAAAACTCCAAGCTGAGGAACAAAAGCCTGCAGGAGAAACAGCCACAGGCGCCCCCTCTGCATCCGAGGACTCTTTCGTGTTTGTTTCGGATGTAGATATAGTTGGGGAACACTTTGATGAGGTCTTTTATGGAGAAGGACTTCCTGCTGATGCACTACATCAGAGAGAAGAGGACAAGACTGAGAGCCAAGGAGGGATGAGAAGCAGACGAGAAAGCCAGAGGTCAACGAAGGGGAGCGGATCAGTGTTGTTTGAGAGTGAAGAGACCACTCTCACGCCCATCTTTATCTCTCCTGGACCTCCTAAGATCATTGACCCGATCCTGCTGGAGGAGCCCACTGCCATGTCCTTCATGTACTCTGACCTTTACGAGGATGCTGTGGGTGAAAGGAGGAAGAGTGATGAGGAATACTCTGAAGCAGAGAGCGTGGCATCTGAGAAGTCTTACAGGAGACGTTTGTCAGATTCAGAGGAGGCACATGGGTACCTGGAGAAGTTCATTTTAAAAGACGAAACTCCTACGCTGGATGTTCAACCAGAGCCAGTGGCCAGTGAGAGTGAAGGAAGGATGATGTGGCCGCAGAGTAAGTTTGAAATTACAGGATGTCTAATACGAGtaccagaagaagaaaagaaaaaaaaggtaaagaagGAGGAACCAGAGGAGCAGCAAGTCAGTGTTGGAGACAGGAGTGAAGATTTGCACGAGCAAAGAGGAGTAGATAGGAGAAAAGTTAAAGAACCAGAGGAAATGCAACTCTCTGAGGCTACTCAGGAGGAGACTATAGGAGTGACCTTGGAAGATTCAGGTCAGGAGTCTAAACCACCGGAGAAAAAAATGGAAGATCAACAAATGAAGCTTGAAGGTAAGACAGACATGACAGAGTCTTCTGAGTGCAGCTCAGAAAAGCCACTTCCTGAAACTCACCAGGTGGACTGTAAAGTAGACCACACACAACAGAGTGAGGGTCatcagagagaagaagaaaaaaagtgtgagCAAAGCTGCACTGAACCTGAGCATGGCTGTGAGGAGGTGTCAGAAAAGACTGATGAAAAGACGCCTGTAGTGCGTGCAGATGTAGAAGCACCTGTAAGCAGCAAGGTGCCTCCTGCTGTCATTAAATCTGAAGTACAAGCAGAAACCTGGAAGACGAGTTTGCCTGAGGAGGTTGTTTCTGACACCAAAATAGAGTCTGCTGATGAAGAACTAGTAACCAAAGCAGAGGCCTTAGCTGAAGTGAAGGAACCTGAGACTGTAACACAGGAAACGTTTACTCTGACTGAACCCTCGGCTCAAACACCAACGTTACAGCACAAAGAGGCTGAAGATGTTGGACCTGTTGAGGTTATCACGGACTGTGATGCTGCAGTGCACACTGTTGTGGAGGTAACAGAAAAAGCAGTGAATGAAAAAGAGATTCAAACCCAAGTTTGTGTTGATCTTCAGGAAGTGAGAAGTATTCCTGAAGGACACGAACCTCTGACAGGGAAAACTACTGCTGAGGACAAGTTGGATAAAGAAGGGTTAGAGGTCACAGCCACGTCCATTGAAGTAACCAAGCCTGTTTCAGAAGCAGTCATGACAGATGCAGATGAGAAACTTCATGTAACCCTTAAAACTCAGCAGAAGCAACAAGACATGATTGATGGTGAATCAGATGAAACAAACTCTAAAGTACCCGCAGAGACCAGTACGACTTTGGTGCAGGACATAGTGACCGTAGGTGATGAGCTAATCCTCCTCGTCCCCAAAGGAGAAGCTGTAGAGATGGATGTAGAGATCAGTCAGTGGTCAGAGAAAGATACGGTTCCTCTCCCTGAGTCTAACAGCACAGCTGAACTTCAGGCACCAGTAGAAGAAACAATGATGGAGTCTGAAGTCAAAGTAGAACCAGAAATCTCTGCAGTAGAAAAAGAACAAACCAGGAATGATTTCGATATGGACTATTCGCCACCTGCACCTGTAGAGGAAACTGACTCCAAGGAGGCGAAGATGCAGAGACCCACAGAAGAAGACAAAATCATCTTTACTCCCCAAGACGATTCATATGAAGTGCACAGAGAGGAAATACATCCTGAACAAACGGTCGTAGAACAGATGGCAGAGATCCACAAGATGGAAGAAACGAGCGTTATTAAAGAAGATCTAGTTCCACATGTTGAGCTGCAAAGAGAGGATGTTGAGCAACAAATGGAGCAAGATTGGGGATTTGCTGGGCGCCCCGATGTACCTGACGTTGAGATGGAATATGAAGTGATATCTAAACAGGATGCAAAGGAGATGCCAGAacctgaaacacagagagaTGTGGCTGGGCTATTACCACAGCCTACTctgaagaaagaagaggatgaagagATGGTGGTAGAGAAGGTAGATTATTtcccagaagaagaagaagaaatgattgAGGCTGACTATGAAATAATCGACGCAGAGGAGGAAATGCAGGCCCAGTTAGCTGCTGAGCTACAGGGGATGGACTGGTTCTGTCTCACCTGTGGATTTCTGCTGTCAGAGAAAGACTGCATGTCTGGAGAGCATCACAGCCACGATGTGACTGCTGTGGATACGGCCTACGAAGAAATAAAGGTAATCTAATATTGAAGCACAGCTACACATGCTGGGCACATGCActattgcctcacagcaagaaggttatctgtgtggaatttgcatgttctccccatgtctgTTCTCTCTGGTTCCAAAGGCATGCAGTTAGCGGGGTTAGGTTTATTGGTGGTTCTAAATTACCTCTAGGTGTGAATTTGAATGGCCATCTGTCCAGATTGTGCTCTGCCTTTCGCCCTGTGGCACCTGGGATAGGACCTACATCCTACAACTAATGCTGATGTAATTGCTCTCTATGGTACCTCACCTGATTTAGTCTAAAACAGCCTGTAAGGGGTTACTTAGCCTACAGTGGTTATTTCCTAAACCCTGAAAATAAAGCCAAGAGCAGTAGTCAGGATACAGTTTCCTTTCTGAACTATGATATAGAGTGCAATACAAAAAGTGGCACAGcattaaagataaagataaagttaaagatgacctttatcagtcccacaggtgggaaatttgttttgttacagcaaaagtgcaagttatgtagcagaaattagaaaacactggaatgcaataaaataaaaataaaaataaaatactatatacaatagaataaaaatagaataatatatacaatagaataaaatagaatacaaatactatatacaactgagtaagaaagtacaaaagtacaactttgtcagagaaagaattgcacatatagcagtcttattgcacgtgtgagggtttgatcagctgcaaaagtctttgttgtggagtctgacagcagtggggaggaaagacctgcgaaatctctccgtcccacaccgtgggtgccgcagcctgccactgaaggagctgctcaatgctgtcagagtctgacagttatgagtccagtccagtttgctgttcagatgaacaccaaggtacctgtagctgtccacagcctcgatgtccataccttggatgttcagtggttgcagtggaggatgtttgtgcctgcagaagtctaccaccagctccttggttttactggcactgatctggaggtagttcagttggcaccagtccacaaagtcctgagtcagtcctctgtactccttgtcgtccccatcagtgatgaggccgactattgcagagtcatcagagaacttctgcaggaagcactgggtggagttgtgggagaagtctgcagtgtagatggtgaagaggaacggagccagaaccgttccctgtggggcccccgtactgcagacgaccctgtccgacacacagccctgagtcctcacatactgtggtcggtcggtgaggtagtccagaatccaggtagtgaggtgatggtccactccagagttctccagcttgtccttcaggaccgtgggaagaatagtgttgaaggcactggagaaatcaaagaacatgattctcacagtgctcccagcggtctccaggtgagagagggaacgatgtaggaggtgaatgacggcatcatccgcaggttggtaggcaaactgaagtgggtccagtgatgagctcaccaggcgctgaagctgagccaggaccaaccgctccagggtcttcatcaggtgggatgtcagagccaccagcctgtagctgttgaggtccttggggcgtgacgtctttggcactggaacaacacaggaggtttttcagagctgtgggactcttcccagcctcaggctcaggttgaagaggtgctccatcaccccacacagttggtccgtgcaggacctgacgaccctcgagctgatgccatctgggcccgctgccttcttgccattaatcctcctcagttccctcctaacctgggtggttgagagagacaggctggagccttatgttgagtgtgtattggatgctgttgttgggggtggggaggagtgagcagggtgaatagaggagttgtgaagtgtctgaggtgtcagaggtggaacagcagcagtgggggtgggtgagtctgcagccgatgttggagactgcctcatggctgaatcaaatctgttgaagaaatgattcagttcatttgcccacctcacatccctcccaggcagagagttctgatgtttgtggcctgagatcgttctgaggcctctccagacttcaccaacgttgttttgctggagctggttctccatcttctgcctgtagctgtccttcccattccttatcagtcccctcagctttctctgcacccttttcaactcctctttctctctggatttgaaggccctcctcttctgcttgaggacagctttaatttctggggtaatccaaggtttgttgttggagaaacaccgtacagtcctggtaggtacggtgttatccacacagaaattaatatagtcagtaatgcatgtagtaaggctgtcgatgtcctctccgtggtcgtcacagatcacctcccacacagtcgactcaaaacaatccttaagagcctcctcgctctcctccgactaTGAACTGAACAGAGCAGAACACCAGTTTTTATGCCGTAAAATCAAATccaaattttttattttctctggtTCTACAAGGTCAAAGTGGCTCCCGGCTGTTTCATCATTCAAACATGTAGCTGCTGACACAGCACAAAAACCACACTCGTCACTGACGAGTACTGCAATCAAGTAGCAGCTCATTATCCTACATCTCACCAGTGTTATGAACTCTTGTTATGAACATCACACATTTTACGGGCATTAGTTTATAATAAACTGGTCTTAAATTAGTCAACGTTTCCATTCAATGCCAACAGGCCGCCGCTTCTCAGGCTGCAGCCAAGCACATTGAATTGTAGTGATGCAATGCTCTGCTTTGATCGGTGCAAAGGtccagtgtgacatcatcacgtagaAAATGATATGTGatctgttcacacacacacacacacatacatgcacttTCCTCTCTCGCTGTGCCTCTGGGTGAGCTTAGGGTCAGCCATCACGTGTGGAAATGAAACCTTCTAACAATCAGCTATTTTAGTCTTTTTcctcaaattaaaatgtaaacaaacacgGATCTGTGTTTTTAGGCTGAAGGTTTAAGACACCTTTTATTGCAACAATCAGAGAAAACTCCTAGACACACACGCCTCACTAAGAGATAAGTTATTTCGGCTTTTCTGTGTGGTCTGTCAGGAAACACCTGACAACAGGACAGGGGTATGTCAAACTTCTGGCACTTAAATGAAGAGAAAGTTGGAACAATTTTAAGAAAGATTGAATGTCATTTCCAGCTGATATTTGAACCAGGTCTTGAGGATGTGTGATCCTCCATATTTATGTGAAGTATTGACAGCTGTAGAGAGTAAACAACATAAAGATCAAAAGAGCAAAGCTCTAATCTAAGTCTGACTTCAGCACCAAGAAGTGCAGTATATTCAAGTACTCCACAGAGGAGGAAAATTGATCCTGGCATGCTCACCAGGGAAACTTAGCAAACCTGTGTCCGGTCCAGTTCTCCAAGCTAGAAATTACATTGCACTGCTTCACTTCTTCATGCACAGGAGCCTGTTTGTCAAACACGTGTTAAACTGCTCTGTAATGTTATAAATCTGCTCTTAGATGAGAAATTCATagcattcagaaaaataaagactggcttattttaaGCATAAAACATTAGCCAGCTGACTCTCAGACTAATTTAGAACTAAGGTGTCAGGGCCCATAATTTGTGGTTGAATATTATGGAGCCAGCAGTGTGAAGGGAAATACCTTTTCAAGACCACAGTTACTGCTTTTAAAATTTAATGTGGTCATGATTGCTAATAACTCAAAGAAGTGAATCTTCTTGCTGGAACTGAATGGGCTGATATGGctgttgtttggaaaaaaaatcttaattgAATACATTCAAACATATGACTAAAGTCTGGCTGTTGGTAAAGCTAAAGGCTATCTCTGTGTGACTGGCCCAGGGTTGTGTGTGCAGGTATGTTCACACGTTCTCCTTCAAACACCTGTTCTGACTCTTAGCAGCGAGGAGGTCGGTGTCAAGAAGCAGAGAGCAGGGAGCGATCAGTGACCACATCTTGACCCAGTTAAATGTGAGCTGCTTGTGCTGAAGTGGTGACAGGGGATCGCCACTGCTCTTCTTCCTGGAATAGCCTCTCTGATGGCTCTCCTTAAAGCTGCAGCGGGCTCATATTTTAACTTCAGGATGAACCTGTTTTATCTCTCTGAATAGTAACAACTTGCGGGAGGGATTTGTTTAATCTTTAAACGAGATAAAGAACTCAACAGAGCAACTGAGAAAGTGTGACTCACTGAATAAACACAtgatataaatgtattttcccTCTTGTTATcgtgagtgaaaaagaaagcatGTTGTTTTCAGTTGGTTAATCACGTTGTGAAAGATGAAACTCCTCTGAAACCCTGGCAGAGATACCAGCCCACAAAGAGATCCTTATTCTTGTTTATCTGCtagattttatttaaaactttataATCTTTCGAGGTTACGAACTCTGAGAGAGGTTTGGCTCAGCTTTGGCATCATATGCAAAATATTTCACTTTGCATCTCTACATTATTGTCAGGGTGCTTACAACTGATATTTCAATAGGAAGAGATCACTTGGAAGAACTGAACATCATTTATTGAGACAGAAAAACTTTTTAGCGATTAGACTTTGACGATGGTGGTACAAAATCCCAGCAGTGACAGGATTTAGGACAAGAAGGCTTGGATGGAGCTCTAACTGAGGTGTCTGTgaggtggagatggggaggagaGTCTGAAAGGGAGAATGACGAGAGCACAGATTTAAACCACACAAAGTGGATGCTGATTTGCTCAAAGAAGGCGAGcaagaagatgattggactagagtAATGATGTCAGTACTGAAACTGACAGGATGGGAAAGCAGTAGTGATGTAAAGAACAGAAAAGCAGCTGAACACCCAGGAAAGCAGGCAGATGAGTGATTGCAGATCTTCCTTACTGAACTTACGCACAAGCTTCATTTAACCTGTAAGTGTTCATAAAACAGGAGTCGCTAAATGGCTGGATCTCAGAGCTTCAGGGGAGATCGGAGAACATTGAGGACTTGGTGTCAGAGCTGGAGCTTGCCTACAACTCTGTGGAGGTAAAGCATGCTTTAGTTGCTCAAAGCAGTACTGTTAGCTCGTGGTAGAGTTTAATCAAAAGCCTCTCTTTGCTGTTCGTCTGGCTCAGGATCAGTTCATAGAGAGCGAGGCGGCCATGAAGGCTCAGAACAAGGAGATGATGGACGTGGTGATGGAGCAGTACAATAACATGTCTgtcagcatggaggaggagaagaagaccAAGCTGGAGCAGCTCTATGATCAGATTGTCTCCTTCCAGGAGAGCATTGACTCAGCCAAGGCCATTCTGGAGACCACAAGCAGAGAGGCTGAGACTGAGGCCAGGGTGAGTCCCGAAGCTCCTCGGGCTGATTGCTCATGATGGTTTGTGTCAAATTTCTAATAAAATCTTCTTCAATCTGCTCCCTCACTAGTCGCCTGAAGACATTCATGCAAGGTAATTTGCTTTCAGTGAAAGCTGTGGGAGTGACTGTGATTTCACAGGACTTTAGTGGTAACCAGTTTGGCATGCTGCCTGACCTCCAGAACCCTGACCTGTGGAGCATGCCGGTATGCTGGATATTAAAATGCATGAgtgaatttttgttttatcattACATATCTAAGAAACCATGACAAAAAGTCAATAAGTGCTAATTTATTTAACCAAAAACATGAATTTAACACAAAAAGTTTTGCCAAGAGATGCGAAGCTCAGTATGATCAGAAGACAGATTTATAATCATACTGACTGCCACAAAATAAAGCTCCATGTGGTGTAAGCATGGGTGAGGGTTTCTAACTGATCTCCTATAGCATAGAAATATCTAACACATAGGCTGCGTTTCCCAGGCATGGATTATATGTAGTCTTTATAATGGAGATCATCATTGAATTTTTCTTTTAGGTTAGCTTCAGGCTTAATCTGTGTCTGGGAAAGTTGGACAGGTGAGCAGATCGCTCACATTTTAATGCTGATTCACGTTGTGGTTTTATGGTCAGACTTACAGCAGCTCTGGACTCAGCCTCGACGATGGAGCTGGGTCCCAAGGGACTGCTGGTGTTTGAGGACTACGCCAAGGCCAACACTTCAAGCTCAAACCTCGCACAGCGCAAGGGGATCCCAGGTGGGTCTGCTGTGAGCTTGCACTGTGTTTGCAGATCTCGTAATATCACATGTACGTATATGTGGCATAAAGCTTCCTGGTGTGTGTCTCAGTGCCCCAGAGGCCGACACTGCTGCCGCAGGAGCCGGGCTCAGCCACCAGCACCAGCGTCACAGTTTACTGGAAAGTCAACCCTGGAGATATCATAGACTGCTTCCAGGTCTACTGCATGGAGGATCCACAGGGCGGTAAATACTGACAGGATGTTGCTTAAACTGAAAAATTGTGGAAGACTAATAGTTGtagatcttttttaaaaataatgacgTTTAACAGTGAACAAATTAAAAGATTTCTGAGTATATAAATGTAAGGAGGTGTTTTATATCTGCTGTGGTCCACAGCTGTGTCAGAGGAGTACCGTGTGACAGTAAAGGAGAGTTACTGTGTCCTGGAGGACCTAGAATCTGACAAGATGTACAAGGTGTGGGTGATGGCTGTCAACTATAcaggctgctctctgcccagcgaGAGACTTACCTTCAGAACTGGTCAGTCTGCACACCGGACTCATGGCAACACATCTGTTGTCtgataaaaaaaagttgaagaactgctttcattttttcctGACATGCTTGACAGAATTCAGATTTCTCCTCGACTATATTAAGACAATGTGCTTGGAAGCAATCTGGCTGTTTGTAGTTTACAGACGAAGCAAGAAAAGTCCTGCAAAGCCATAAAGGTCTACTTTACATTATAGTCGTCTCTCTTTGGCAGCTCCTACAGTGCCAGTGATAGACACAGAGCGCTGCAGCATCCTGTGGGATTCAGCTGCTCTGAGGTGGAGCTCAGCAGAGCAGAGTCCCGGACAGAGTTACACTTTGGAGTACTGCCGACAGTATGAACTGGAAGGAGAAGGGCTCAGGTGGGTGTTAACCAGACCGGTAAGCACACTGACACGTTACTACACTAGATGTTTatgtaaaatgtttgtttgtgcatATATTTTTGCTGATGTGACTTCCAGATCCATCTCAGGTATCAAAACCTGTGAGCAAAAGATTCTCCTGCAGCCCTGTGAGAATTACCTGTTTTACATCAAAGCTGTGAATGAGGCTGGGGCCAGTGAACAGAGCGAGGCTGCACTCATTTCCACAAAAGGTATCAAGAACACATACTTCACAAATCATGTTTAGAAATTTAAAGGATGTACATGATATCATGGGTATGAATGGTGCGGTAGGGTGGTGCTTTAGATTTCTTTGaattgttctttttccaggctGTAATGATTGtgcagcatacatctttaatgccttacaagaaaacaagaattgttttgttttttctctaatccacattGGGTCAAAAGTATGCATGCAGGCTTATCAAGTTGCACCCCAACAGATGTTTTTTGGTAGCCATCAATAAGCTTCTGGTATAATTCTGACTAAATACTACTCTGCTTGGCAGAATCGGTAGAGTTAATTTAAATTGGTAAAAAGAACAGTCCAAGGAAATCTTGATTATGATGATTTTATGTTCACAAGTGTACAACCACCCTACAGAATTTCTGCTCCCCTGCTTATGCTTTTATACTCTCTGCTACTTTTGTCTTGAGGGACGAGGTTCCACCTGCTGAAGGCATCAGCTCATCCTGCTCTGCAGCTCTCAGAGAACCAGACCACTCTGCACTATTCCCAGGATGCACACAAAACCGCCTCGCTCACAGGCACACAGTAAGTGTAACCCAAGAGCACGTCCAGTAGACCTTATTAGGAAAACTCTTTTTAAAATCATCGTGTCCTAAAGGTGTCCATCCATCCTGGGTGAGCTGCTGCCAGCGCGAGGGATCTATTACTGGGAAACCAGTGTGTCACAAAGTACGGCCTACAGGCTCGGAGTGGcatacagcactgccaacagaAACAGCTCACTGGGGGAAAATAGCCTGTCCTGGTGTTTGCAGTGTAGTCCCTCACCATCAGGGTAAACATAAGGAATTTTCACCCATTGCTGTGATGCTTCTGATAGTTTTGGTATTTAACTTCCacttttctctgtctttctgtccCTCCAGTTTCAGGTATCAGTTACTCCACAATGACATTCAGTCCAGCGTGTTTGTGACTGAGATGCCTGACCGAGTGGGCACTCTCCTGGACTACCAGCTCGGTCGTCTGTCTTTCTACAATGCCCAAAGCGGTCAGTTATTAGGCACCTTCAGACAGAGCTTCACCCAGCCATGCCAACCCGCTCTGGCTTTGGAGTTGCCTGGCAGCCTGGAGATCAGCATGGTGCTGGTGGTGCCCGAGTTTACCAAGGACAGCTAGCTCTGCTAGTAGCCTAACACAGTGGAGAGTTTACAGGTCACGATGGACTCTTAAAATGTTGAAGAATAATGCAGAAGAGATGATTCCTCTAAACCTAATATATGGATTTGTGTGTTGTTAGCGAAAGGAAGAATGATCACTTCAAGCATCCTTGGATTTCTTGAAAGGTGGTATACAAATctaagttattattattagtactTCAACCACATAGAGCTTTAAAAGCTAGTTTTCTGCAATTGAATACAAATAAATATGTAATTGGGTaaagaaaaaaccaaaaaaggacgctgtcaatttaaaaaaaagaagttctATTTCATATAAATGGATTTAAATTAAGTGATTTATTTCCCCCATTGATGAGCGCGTTGTACTttgtacacaaagaaaaatg includes these proteins:
- the cmya5 gene encoding cardiomyopathy-associated protein 5 isoform X1, with product MDECESLYSEMTELQEFQCEASDVMSQDDEDELEELQNSLREVVQDPSVKPKLQCLMVDPSFSMVTVQSEDSGIVWETASSRCSTPWASETSSTSEAYSMEGSGAAGKITIVFDEEKVVRRRTRSGGRSSRLGDRLSRPGSSRSASALGVERPEMAEVSLPNVKQENSKTETGLEEIKSKDQQLFSLISEGYEILNIRVPSKLPTVDEEESTELQDNLSYLDQTPKIKSHNHIEWTLQDNQVLPEGEEILEHQEPSKQDSSQPSADTGHTPTQRESTGDIDYFEKFTLLDVVAPGEQAELQEEVKQPAAKLQAEEQKPAGETATGAPSASEDSFVFVSDVDIVGEHFDEVFYGEGLPADALHQREEDKTESQGGMRSRRESQRSTKGSGSVLFESEETTLTPIFISPGPPKIIDPILLEEPTAMSFMYSDLYEDAVGERRKSDEEYSEAESVASEKSYRRRLSDSEEAHGYLEKFILKDETPTLDVQPEPVASESEGRMMWPQSKFEITGCLIRVPEEEKKKKVKKEEPEEQQVSVGDRSEDLHEQRGVDRRKVKEPEEMQLSEATQEETIGVTLEDSGQESKPPEKKMEDQQMKLEGKTDMTESSECSSEKPLPETHQVDCKVDHTQQSEGHQREEEKKCEQSCTEPEHGCEEVSEKTDEKTPVVRADVEAPVSSKVPPAVIKSEVQAETWKTSLPEEVVSDTKIESADEELVTKAEALAEVKEPETVTQETFTLTEPSAQTPTLQHKEAEDVGPVEVITDCDAAVHTVVEVTEKAVNEKEIQTQVCVDLQEVRSIPEGHEPLTGKTTAEDKLDKEGLEVTATSIEVTKPVSEAVMTDADEKLHVTLKTQQKQQDMIDGESDETNSKVPAETSTTLVQDIVTVGDELILLVPKGEAVEMDVEISQWSEKDTVPLPESNSTAELQAPVEETMMESEVKVEPEISAVEKEQTRNDFDMDYSPPAPVEETDSKEAKMQRPTEEDKIIFTPQDDSYEVHREEIHPEQTVVEQMAEIHKMEETSVIKEDLVPHVELQREDVEQQMEQDWGFAGRPDVPDVEMEYEVISKQDAKEMPEPETQRDVAGLLPQPTLKKEEDEEMVVEKVDYFPEEEEEMIEADYEIIDAEEEMQAQLAAELQGMDWFCLTCGFLLSEKDCMSGEHHSHDVTAVDTAYEEIKESLNGWISELQGRSENIEDLVSELELAYNSVEDQFIESEAAMKAQNKEMMDVVMEQYNNMSVSMEEEKKTKLEQLYDQIVSFQESIDSAKAILETTSREAETEARSPEDIHARLTAALDSASTMELGPKGLLVFEDYAKANTSSSNLAQRKGIPVPQRPTLLPQEPGSATSTSVTVYWKVNPGDIIDCFQVYCMEDPQGAVSEEYRVTVKESYCVLEDLESDKMYKVWVMAVNYTGCSLPSERLTFRTAPTVPVIDTERCSILWDSAALRWSSAEQSPGQSYTLEYCRQYELEGEGLRSISGIKTCEQKILLQPCENYLFYIKAVNEAGASEQSEAALISTKGTRFHLLKASAHPALQLSENQTTLHYSQDAHKTASLTGTQCPSILGELLPARGIYYWETSVSQSTAYRLGVAYSTANRNSSLGENSLSWCLQCSPSPSGFRYQLLHNDIQSSVFVTEMPDRVGTLLDYQLGRLSFYNAQSGQLLGTFRQSFTQPCQPALALELPGSLEISMVLVVPEFTKDS